Proteins found in one Quercus robur chromosome 2, dhQueRobu3.1, whole genome shotgun sequence genomic segment:
- the LOC126713748 gene encoding uncharacterized protein LOC126713748, which translates to MSEGKARIEETDIPEKMQTQAMACAAQVLDLFDVFDCISIAAHIKEFDKMYGSGWQCVAGSNFGCFFTHTPGTFIYFALETLNFLIFKGATS; encoded by the exons ATGTCAGAAGGAAAAGCTAGGATTGAGGAAACTGACATCCCAGAGAAGATGCAGACACAAGCCATGGCTTGTGCTGCTCAGGTCCTTGATCTCTTTGATGTTTTTGATTGCATATCTATTGCTGCCCATATCAAG GAGTTTGATAAGATGTATGGGAGTGGATGGCAATGTGTGGCGGGTTCAAATTTTGGTTGTTTCTTCACTCATACACCAGGGACTTTCATCTATTTTGCACTGGAAACCCTCAATTTCCTTATCTTCAAGGGAGCCACTTCTTAA
- the LOC126713744 gene encoding uncharacterized protein LOC126713744 isoform X1, with protein MFGEKQSKNSDNLANDWLEYIRRMLQNMPQDGLRSVVYRSFVTCDDSKGVVNCKTIKKSRTGSQQMDHKNESQRTRKNSNTAMAYYMEREDMVSKGFTEEVHSPSSFQVMEVSRGAQKLNQMIDSWSKGVIFDGQSKDIAQDLLKGALDLQESLVMLGKSQEASLYMSQVRKKPHEKSESRRIDEMEIRRTNSSPIGDQNCSMGFQKPRISTDGSSRNQIEELKKVIRDSLAKQNLLPNLTTQETGYLHQRDLSSASEIPSTSSNQSLNVDAYDFDSPDSSLSSKAPQKKEKKGPNLIAKLMGLEDLPSKTSQNTLQKHLERERISNQRRPIFDIDMPKGRKPQSIAQRVNPERKTLKEILDTLQFKGLLRSNSIEELKPQSDHSNNSHSKQRVIDEIPPIVLIKPFRVPRLVDQLHTAVLREEKSFNTKKMLRKLTIKRELSFNTHKEGALSSKKMHCKMEVEEEETPIKTLSIEEVTREHKEVVRKPEGKEIKPKEKVSHKLKASVPVDHRLQTKEAIVKKLKADRFQNNASASRKPLKMENKKGKIVSRCKDQATVTSTKPRKSGNVSNSCLVNNQISRKPSTTQNTSSKHATKTISSSDQKKNQMKKKKPVRELTAIKSIENFGSKEDDMSINFKSEICSPLIRIDTTLADQFPVDEEKDASESNIGEHCSNSQSSLSDVTPVSPKHEMDEKTVEEAYDYILHSRKDIKSFKSGNNLKHFLLSSPSFLTHAEELFDLDVCTPTILLTSCTSDFIEANVRLSLECANELIERKSLRGSQTVHPLLLTHEGNLRVCTSVDKLLEEVCSVVESLRRYSKFGGELLPQDSLYSMLERDISCNGIENGIWDFSWRYEFSADDAEQVATEIEKLVFCELIEEVLT; from the exons ATGTTTGGGGAAAAACAGTCTAAGAATTCAG ACAACCTTGCAAATGATTGGTTAGAATACATCAGACGAA TGCTGCAGAATATGCCTCAAGATGGTCTAAGATCAGTTGTTTATAGATCATTTGTCACATGTGATGATTCAAAAGGAGTTGTGAATTGtaagacaataaaaaaatcaaggacTGGTTCTCAGCAAATGGACCACAAGAACGAAAGCCAAAGGACACGAAAGAACTCAAATACGGCTATGGCATACTACATGGAGAGAGAGGACATGGTCTCAAAAGGGTTTACAGAAGAAGTTCATAGTCCATCTTCTTTTCAAGTCATGGAAGTCTCTAGAGGAGCCCAGAAGCTGAACCAGATGATTGACTCATGGTCTAAAGGAGTGATATTTGATGGGCAGTCTAAAGATATTGCACAAGATTTGTTGAAAGGTGCTCTTGATCTCCAAGAATCTCTAGTCATGCTAGGAAAGTCTCAAGAAGCTTCATTGTATATGTCTCAGGTAAGAAAGAAGCCGCATGAGAAGTCAGAAAGCAGAAGAATTGATGAAATGGAGATTAGGAGAACAAATTCTAGTCCAATTGGGGATCAAAATTGCTCAATGGGATTTCAAAAGCCTAGAATTTCTACTGATGGCTCTTCAAGGAATCAGATTGAAGAGCTTAAGAAAGTGATCAGAGACAGCCTTGCTAAGCAGAATCTATTGCCAAACCTAACCACTCAAGAAACAGGATatcttcatcaaagagatttgAGCTCAGCTTCAGAAATTCCTTCCACAAGCTCAAACCAGTCTTTGAATGTTGATGCATATGATTTTGATTCTCCTGACTCCTCTCTTTCATCAAAAGCTCCacagaagaaggagaaaaaaggCCCAAATTTGATTGCCAAGCTAATGGGTCTAGAAGACCTCCCTTCAAAAACATCACAGAACACTCTACAGAAACAtttagagagggagagaattTCAAACCAGAGAAGACCTATCTTTGACATTGATATGCCAAAGGGAAGGAAGCCCCAATCTATAGCACAGAGGGTGAATCCAGAGCGGAAGACATTGAAGGAAATACTTGATACCCTGCAATTCAAAGGACTTCTGAGAAGCAACTCTATCGAAGAGCTTAAGCCTCAGTCTGATCATTCCAACAATTCCCATTCCAAACAAAGGGTGATTGATGAGATACCACCCATTGTTCTTATTAAACCTTTTCGTGTCCCACGCCTGGTGGACCAGCTTCACACAGCAGTGCTTCGGGAAGAGAAATCTTTCAACACAAAAAAGATGCTGAGAAAATTGACAATAAAAAGAGAGCTTTCTTTCAACACTCACAAAGAAGGGGCTTTGAGTTCCAAGAAAATGCATTGCAAAAtggaagtagaagaagaagagactcCTATTAAAACACTTAGCATAGAAGAAGTTACTAGGGAACATAAAGAAGTAGTTAGGAAACCagaaggaaaagaaatcaaGCCTAAAGAAAAGGTTTCACATAAGCTAAAAGCTTCTGTTCCTGTAGATCACAGACTGCAGACAAAAGAGGCAATTGTCAAGAAACTGAAAGCAGATCGATTTCAAAATAATGCTTCTGCTAGCAGGAAACCGCTGAAGATGGAGAACAAGAAAGGTAAAATTGTCTCGAGATGTAAAGATCAAGCTACAGTGACCTCTACAAAGCCAAGAAAGTCTGGAAATGTATCAAACAGTTGTTTAGTAAACAACCAGATTTCCCGAAAACCAAGTACCACCCAAAACACCAGCTCAAAACATGCAACAAAAACTATAAGTTCCTCTGATCAGAAaaagaatcagatgaagaagaagaagccagtCAGGGAGCTTACAGCAATCAAATCA ATCGAAAACTTTGGATCCAAAGAAGATGACATGAGCATCaattttaaaagtgaaatttgctCTCCACTGATAAGAATTGACACTACTCTTGCGGATCAATTCCCTGTAGATGAGGAAAAGGATGCCTCTGAATCTAATATTGGAG AGCATTGCAGTAATAGCCAGAGTTCTCTTTCTGATGTCACACCAGTGAGTCCCAAGCATGaaatggatgagaaaactgTGGAAGAAGCTTACGATTACATCCTTCATAGTAGAAAAGATATCAAAAGCTTTAAATCTGGAAATAATCTTAAACATTTTCTCTTGAGCAGTCCATCATTCCTTACTCATGCAGAGGAGCTTTTTGATCTCGATGTGTGTACTCCAACAATTTTACTAACATCTTGCACCAGTGATTTCATAGAAGCCAATGTGAGGCTCTCTTTAGAATGTGCAAATGAACTAATTGAACGTAAAAGCCTTCGAGGTTCACAAACAGTCCATCCTTTGTTACTTACACATGAGGGCAATTTGAGAGTATGCACCTCAGTGGACAAGTTATTGGAGGAAGTTTGTAGTGTTGTTGAAAGTCTTAGAAGATATAGCAAGTTTGGTGGTGAGCTTCTTCCTCAAGATAGTCTTTATTCAATGTTAGAGAGAGATATAAGCTGCAATGGAATTGAAAATGGAATCTGGGATTTTAGTTGGAGGTATGAATTTTCTGCAGATGATGCTGAGCAAGTGGCAACTGAGATAGAGAAGCTAGTTTTCTGTGAGTTGATTGAGGAGGTCCTCACATAA
- the LOC126713744 gene encoding uncharacterized protein LOC126713744 isoform X2: protein MFGEKQSKNSVLQNMPQDGLRSVVYRSFVTCDDSKGVVNCKTIKKSRTGSQQMDHKNESQRTRKNSNTAMAYYMEREDMVSKGFTEEVHSPSSFQVMEVSRGAQKLNQMIDSWSKGVIFDGQSKDIAQDLLKGALDLQESLVMLGKSQEASLYMSQVRKKPHEKSESRRIDEMEIRRTNSSPIGDQNCSMGFQKPRISTDGSSRNQIEELKKVIRDSLAKQNLLPNLTTQETGYLHQRDLSSASEIPSTSSNQSLNVDAYDFDSPDSSLSSKAPQKKEKKGPNLIAKLMGLEDLPSKTSQNTLQKHLERERISNQRRPIFDIDMPKGRKPQSIAQRVNPERKTLKEILDTLQFKGLLRSNSIEELKPQSDHSNNSHSKQRVIDEIPPIVLIKPFRVPRLVDQLHTAVLREEKSFNTKKMLRKLTIKRELSFNTHKEGALSSKKMHCKMEVEEEETPIKTLSIEEVTREHKEVVRKPEGKEIKPKEKVSHKLKASVPVDHRLQTKEAIVKKLKADRFQNNASASRKPLKMENKKGKIVSRCKDQATVTSTKPRKSGNVSNSCLVNNQISRKPSTTQNTSSKHATKTISSSDQKKNQMKKKKPVRELTAIKSIENFGSKEDDMSINFKSEICSPLIRIDTTLADQFPVDEEKDASESNIGEHCSNSQSSLSDVTPVSPKHEMDEKTVEEAYDYILHSRKDIKSFKSGNNLKHFLLSSPSFLTHAEELFDLDVCTPTILLTSCTSDFIEANVRLSLECANELIERKSLRGSQTVHPLLLTHEGNLRVCTSVDKLLEEVCSVVESLRRYSKFGGELLPQDSLYSMLERDISCNGIENGIWDFSWRYEFSADDAEQVATEIEKLVFCELIEEVLT from the exons ATGTTTGGGGAAAAACAGTCTAAGAATTCAG TGCTGCAGAATATGCCTCAAGATGGTCTAAGATCAGTTGTTTATAGATCATTTGTCACATGTGATGATTCAAAAGGAGTTGTGAATTGtaagacaataaaaaaatcaaggacTGGTTCTCAGCAAATGGACCACAAGAACGAAAGCCAAAGGACACGAAAGAACTCAAATACGGCTATGGCATACTACATGGAGAGAGAGGACATGGTCTCAAAAGGGTTTACAGAAGAAGTTCATAGTCCATCTTCTTTTCAAGTCATGGAAGTCTCTAGAGGAGCCCAGAAGCTGAACCAGATGATTGACTCATGGTCTAAAGGAGTGATATTTGATGGGCAGTCTAAAGATATTGCACAAGATTTGTTGAAAGGTGCTCTTGATCTCCAAGAATCTCTAGTCATGCTAGGAAAGTCTCAAGAAGCTTCATTGTATATGTCTCAGGTAAGAAAGAAGCCGCATGAGAAGTCAGAAAGCAGAAGAATTGATGAAATGGAGATTAGGAGAACAAATTCTAGTCCAATTGGGGATCAAAATTGCTCAATGGGATTTCAAAAGCCTAGAATTTCTACTGATGGCTCTTCAAGGAATCAGATTGAAGAGCTTAAGAAAGTGATCAGAGACAGCCTTGCTAAGCAGAATCTATTGCCAAACCTAACCACTCAAGAAACAGGATatcttcatcaaagagatttgAGCTCAGCTTCAGAAATTCCTTCCACAAGCTCAAACCAGTCTTTGAATGTTGATGCATATGATTTTGATTCTCCTGACTCCTCTCTTTCATCAAAAGCTCCacagaagaaggagaaaaaaggCCCAAATTTGATTGCCAAGCTAATGGGTCTAGAAGACCTCCCTTCAAAAACATCACAGAACACTCTACAGAAACAtttagagagggagagaattTCAAACCAGAGAAGACCTATCTTTGACATTGATATGCCAAAGGGAAGGAAGCCCCAATCTATAGCACAGAGGGTGAATCCAGAGCGGAAGACATTGAAGGAAATACTTGATACCCTGCAATTCAAAGGACTTCTGAGAAGCAACTCTATCGAAGAGCTTAAGCCTCAGTCTGATCATTCCAACAATTCCCATTCCAAACAAAGGGTGATTGATGAGATACCACCCATTGTTCTTATTAAACCTTTTCGTGTCCCACGCCTGGTGGACCAGCTTCACACAGCAGTGCTTCGGGAAGAGAAATCTTTCAACACAAAAAAGATGCTGAGAAAATTGACAATAAAAAGAGAGCTTTCTTTCAACACTCACAAAGAAGGGGCTTTGAGTTCCAAGAAAATGCATTGCAAAAtggaagtagaagaagaagagactcCTATTAAAACACTTAGCATAGAAGAAGTTACTAGGGAACATAAAGAAGTAGTTAGGAAACCagaaggaaaagaaatcaaGCCTAAAGAAAAGGTTTCACATAAGCTAAAAGCTTCTGTTCCTGTAGATCACAGACTGCAGACAAAAGAGGCAATTGTCAAGAAACTGAAAGCAGATCGATTTCAAAATAATGCTTCTGCTAGCAGGAAACCGCTGAAGATGGAGAACAAGAAAGGTAAAATTGTCTCGAGATGTAAAGATCAAGCTACAGTGACCTCTACAAAGCCAAGAAAGTCTGGAAATGTATCAAACAGTTGTTTAGTAAACAACCAGATTTCCCGAAAACCAAGTACCACCCAAAACACCAGCTCAAAACATGCAACAAAAACTATAAGTTCCTCTGATCAGAAaaagaatcagatgaagaagaagaagccagtCAGGGAGCTTACAGCAATCAAATCA ATCGAAAACTTTGGATCCAAAGAAGATGACATGAGCATCaattttaaaagtgaaatttgctCTCCACTGATAAGAATTGACACTACTCTTGCGGATCAATTCCCTGTAGATGAGGAAAAGGATGCCTCTGAATCTAATATTGGAG AGCATTGCAGTAATAGCCAGAGTTCTCTTTCTGATGTCACACCAGTGAGTCCCAAGCATGaaatggatgagaaaactgTGGAAGAAGCTTACGATTACATCCTTCATAGTAGAAAAGATATCAAAAGCTTTAAATCTGGAAATAATCTTAAACATTTTCTCTTGAGCAGTCCATCATTCCTTACTCATGCAGAGGAGCTTTTTGATCTCGATGTGTGTACTCCAACAATTTTACTAACATCTTGCACCAGTGATTTCATAGAAGCCAATGTGAGGCTCTCTTTAGAATGTGCAAATGAACTAATTGAACGTAAAAGCCTTCGAGGTTCACAAACAGTCCATCCTTTGTTACTTACACATGAGGGCAATTTGAGAGTATGCACCTCAGTGGACAAGTTATTGGAGGAAGTTTGTAGTGTTGTTGAAAGTCTTAGAAGATATAGCAAGTTTGGTGGTGAGCTTCTTCCTCAAGATAGTCTTTATTCAATGTTAGAGAGAGATATAAGCTGCAATGGAATTGAAAATGGAATCTGGGATTTTAGTTGGAGGTATGAATTTTCTGCAGATGATGCTGAGCAAGTGGCAACTGAGATAGAGAAGCTAGTTTTCTGTGAGTTGATTGAGGAGGTCCTCACATAA